A window of Flavobacterium flavigenum contains these coding sequences:
- the dinB gene encoding DNA polymerase IV has product MSRAIVHIDMNTFFVSCERLTNSELNGIPLIIGGGDRGVVASCSYEARKFGVRSAMPIHMAMKLCPQAKIMKGDMELYSRLSHDITEIILEKAPVVEKASIDEFYLDITGMDRFYGSYRWTDELAQRITKETGLPLTFALSVNKTVSKIGTGEGKQKQNLEIPEHLVQSFLNPLSIRKIPMVGQKTFELLSRIGIRTIQTLSEMPAESLQQMIGKNGTELWKKANGIDNTPVEPYTERKSISTEHTFSQDTIDVLKLNRILQGMVEKLAYQLRAEQWLTSTVTVKIRYANFDTETKQCRVPYTSADHLLTQTVTDLFTKLYQRRMRLRLIGVRFSGLVRGTYQIDLFNDTEEMLALYQAMDRMKTRYGFDAVMRCAGASFKPNTKDEILKRKK; this is encoded by the coding sequence ATGAGCAGGGCTATTGTACACATCGACATGAACACGTTTTTCGTCTCCTGCGAAAGGCTGACAAATTCTGAACTTAACGGCATACCTCTTATCATCGGCGGAGGGGACAGAGGCGTTGTGGCTTCGTGCTCTTATGAAGCCCGAAAATTCGGCGTGCGTTCCGCCATGCCGATCCATATGGCTATGAAGCTCTGCCCGCAGGCAAAAATTATGAAAGGAGACATGGAACTCTATTCCAGGCTTTCCCACGACATTACCGAGATCATTCTGGAAAAAGCGCCCGTAGTGGAAAAAGCCAGCATTGATGAATTTTATCTGGACATTACCGGCATGGATAGATTCTACGGCAGCTACAGATGGACAGACGAGCTCGCCCAGCGAATCACAAAAGAAACGGGGCTTCCCCTCACCTTTGCGCTTTCGGTCAACAAAACCGTTTCGAAAATCGGAACCGGCGAGGGCAAGCAGAAGCAGAACCTTGAAATTCCCGAGCACCTGGTGCAGTCTTTTTTGAATCCGCTCTCCATTAGAAAAATCCCGATGGTCGGACAGAAAACCTTTGAGCTGCTTTCGCGAATCGGCATCCGTACCATTCAGACACTCTCTGAAATGCCAGCCGAATCCCTGCAGCAGATGATCGGCAAAAACGGAACCGAGCTCTGGAAAAAAGCCAATGGAATTGACAACACGCCTGTTGAACCCTACACGGAAAGAAAGTCAATCTCAACCGAACATACCTTTTCACAGGACACTATTGATGTATTGAAACTAAACAGAATCCTGCAGGGCATGGTGGAGAAACTCGCCTATCAGCTGCGCGCCGAGCAGTGGCTCACCTCAACGGTGACCGTTAAAATAAGGTACGCCAATTTTGATACCGAAACCAAACAGTGCAGGGTGCCGTACACCTCAGCAGATCATCTTCTGACCCAGACCGTCACTGATCTCTTTACCAAGCTCTACCAGCGCCGTATGCGCCTGCGCCTCATCGGCGTGCGCTTCAGCGGTCTGGTCAGGGGAACCTACCAGATTGACCTATTCAATGACACCGAAGAAATGCTGGCGCTCTATCAGGCCATGGACAGAATGAAGACCCGTTACGGCTTTGATGCCGTGATGAGATGCGCCGGCGCCTCTTTCAAACCCAATACTAAAGACGAAATTTTAAAACGCAAAAAATAG
- a CDS encoding DUF6965 family protein: MNYEDIKRHFENNPPPREVKWTEWAYISDTHQFLKSCYIGIRNFNGPVDRCPAWWHLRDFYILMKKNSQQTAAAEGNLSEENAAEQTTSQNNSDAAINEEISEAAI, from the coding sequence ATGAATTACGAAGACATCAAACGCCATTTTGAAAACAATCCCCCTCCCAGGGAAGTCAAATGGACCGAATGGGCATACATCTCCGATACCCATCAGTTTTTAAAGAGCTGCTACATTGGAATCAGAAACTTCAACGGGCCTGTGGACCGCTGTCCAGCATGGTGGCATCTGAGGGATTTTTATATCCTGATGAAAAAAAACTCCCAGCAGACGGCCGCTGCAGAAGGAAATCTATCGGAGGAAAACGCTGCAGAGCAGACCACTTCTCAGAACAATTCGGACGCGGCCATCAATGAAGAAATTTCCGAAGCCGCCATCTAA
- a CDS encoding JAB domain-containing protein — translation MKATENSSWKTVSEIDLIYRTKVKSSDRPKITSSKSAYAILMDCWDPDKIEFIEQFKVLLLNQSNRVLGVYQASSGGIAGTVVDIRLLFASALKASAVGIIISHNHPSGKTVPSEADKAITRKIKTAGELLDIKLLDHLILTGERYYSFVDEGAL, via the coding sequence ATGAAAGCAACAGAAAACAGCAGCTGGAAAACCGTATCGGAAATAGACCTGATCTATAGAACCAAAGTGAAGAGCTCGGACAGGCCCAAAATCACTTCTTCCAAATCCGCCTATGCGATCCTGATGGACTGCTGGGATCCCGACAAGATAGAATTCATCGAGCAGTTCAAAGTCCTGCTGCTCAACCAGTCCAATAGGGTGCTTGGCGTCTATCAGGCATCCTCTGGAGGCATCGCAGGCACCGTCGTGGATATCAGGCTGCTGTTTGCCTCTGCGCTTAAAGCTAGTGCAGTCGGGATCATTATCTCCCATAACCATCCCTCGGGTAAGACCGTTCCTTCAGAGGCAGACAAAGCCATCACCAGAAAGATCAAGACGGCAGGAGAGCTGTTGGACATCAAGCTCCTGGACCATCTGATCTTGACTGGGGAGAGGTACTACTCCTTTGTGGATGAAGGCGCCTTATAG
- the traN gene encoding conjugative transposon protein TraN gives MKRINYLFLMSLLLVSVWAHPQLKSRETVFYEDHYKNLQIGYSKTTSIVFPYPIKSIDKGSADVLVQKAKGVENILLVKAARQYFFQTNLTVVTSDAKLYVFVLNYNEDCPDLNINAENALAASKEVLFTLVNENQKKIEQSASLALSKKIKTSGLKKTKFQIKLQVNGIFIHEDVLYLRVVIENKSKISYDIDQLRFFIRDQRKSKRTASQEIEIQPLYPTSSSLVIPDKSEAVKVFALEKFTIPDNKLLTLQLLEKNGGRHLEVNVKKNLADKVIPLP, from the coding sequence ATGAAAAGAATTAATTATTTGTTTTTAATGAGTCTGCTTCTGGTTTCTGTTTGGGCTCATCCCCAGCTAAAGAGCAGGGAAACTGTTTTTTATGAAGACCACTATAAAAATCTTCAGATCGGCTATTCGAAGACTACCAGCATCGTTTTTCCCTACCCGATTAAAAGCATCGATAAAGGCAGTGCAGATGTTCTGGTGCAGAAAGCCAAAGGGGTCGAGAATATTCTGCTTGTAAAAGCGGCGAGACAATATTTTTTCCAGACTAACCTGACAGTGGTCACCTCTGATGCAAAATTGTATGTATTTGTACTGAACTACAATGAAGACTGCCCTGATCTAAATATAAATGCAGAAAATGCTTTAGCTGCAAGTAAGGAAGTGCTATTTACCCTGGTAAACGAAAATCAGAAAAAAATAGAACAGTCTGCTTCACTGGCATTATCAAAAAAAATAAAGACCAGCGGGTTAAAAAAAACTAAGTTTCAGATAAAACTGCAGGTCAATGGCATTTTTATACATGAGGATGTGCTGTATCTGCGCGTAGTAATTGAGAATAAATCCAAAATCAGCTACGATATTGACCAGCTGCGTTTTTTCATAAGAGACCAGCGAAAATCAAAACGAACTGCTTCGCAGGAAATTGAGATTCAGCCGCTGTATCCAACTTCATCATCTTTGGTGATTCCTGATAAGTCTGAAGCAGTAAAAGTTTTTGCACTGGAGAAATTTACCATTCCAGACAATAAGCTTTTAACGCTCCAGCTGCTGGAAAAAAATGGCGGAAGGCATTTGGAAGTCAACGTTAAAAAAAATCTGGCCGATAAAGTAATCCCGCTGCCATAA
- the traM gene encoding conjugative transposon protein TraM — protein sequence MEQKTISIKEAKKRKMLLALPVITLPFITILFYTLGGGKMEAAAAGNEIKKGFNFKLPIPNFKEDSSLDKMSYYDQAAVDSIKLQEQIKKDPNYSNQKVLEESLKEFPELDFASQSFSKKGSGLNAVAPQDRNEQKIYEKLQLLQKTISQPAPVKNYGQDMREFENYGSSNEVSAQIKNLEQMMSAMGETQPDPELQQLGGMLENILDIQHPSRVQERLKQNSEQKKGKVYSAVPKKTADNITSLQENEIPAEPFKLNAFFTADEDLNPDHQQNALEAAVHETQTIVNGSVIKLRLTADITLQGRTIPKNTFLYGMAALKGERLEIKIENLQHHGSIFPVQLSVFDMDGIEGIYIPGAINRDVAKASADRSIQTLGLTGVTDSWGAQAAGMGIEAAKSLISKKVKLIKVVVKAGYKVLLYDEKQKDLKP from the coding sequence ATGGAACAAAAGACGATATCAATTAAAGAAGCAAAAAAACGAAAAATGCTTCTGGCTCTGCCAGTCATAACACTTCCTTTTATCACCATTCTTTTTTACACCCTTGGAGGAGGAAAAATGGAAGCCGCAGCGGCTGGAAATGAAATAAAGAAAGGATTTAATTTTAAACTGCCGATTCCAAATTTCAAAGAAGATTCTTCTTTGGATAAAATGAGCTACTATGACCAGGCAGCTGTAGATTCCATCAAACTGCAGGAGCAGATTAAAAAAGATCCGAACTATTCCAATCAAAAAGTTCTTGAAGAATCTTTAAAGGAGTTCCCGGAACTGGATTTTGCCTCCCAGAGTTTTTCAAAAAAAGGAAGCGGCTTGAATGCAGTGGCCCCGCAGGACAGAAACGAGCAGAAAATCTACGAAAAGCTGCAGCTGCTCCAGAAAACCATCAGCCAGCCTGCACCGGTTAAAAATTACGGCCAGGATATGAGGGAGTTTGAAAACTATGGCTCATCAAATGAAGTATCCGCCCAGATTAAGAACTTGGAACAGATGATGTCCGCAATGGGCGAAACTCAGCCGGACCCGGAACTGCAGCAGCTCGGAGGCATGCTCGAAAATATTCTGGATATCCAGCATCCTTCAAGAGTGCAGGAACGTTTAAAGCAGAATTCCGAACAAAAAAAAGGAAAAGTTTATTCCGCAGTCCCTAAAAAAACGGCGGACAATATTACTTCTCTCCAAGAAAATGAAATACCTGCCGAGCCCTTTAAATTGAACGCTTTTTTCACGGCAGATGAGGATTTAAATCCCGATCATCAGCAGAATGCACTTGAAGCTGCCGTGCACGAAACACAGACCATTGTAAATGGATCAGTAATTAAACTAAGGCTCACTGCCGATATTACGCTTCAGGGAAGAACAATACCGAAAAACACTTTTTTATACGGCATGGCGGCATTGAAAGGTGAAAGGCTTGAAATAAAGATAGAAAACCTCCAGCATCATGGTTCCATTTTCCCGGTGCAGCTCTCGGTCTTTGATATGGACGGTATTGAGGGCATATATATTCCGGGTGCCATTAACAGGGATGTGGCCAAAGCATCTGCCGACCGATCGATTCAGACACTCGGACTTACCGGTGTTACCGATTCATGGGGAGCGCAGGCTGCGGGAATGGGCATTGAGGCGGCCAAAAGTCTTATAAGCAAAAAGGTAAAACTTATAAAAGTTGTGGTAAAAGCAGGATACAAGGTGCTGTTATATGATGAAAAACAAAAGGATTTAAAACCATAA
- the traK gene encoding conjugative transposon protein TraK — translation MKNIDTAFKYVRGFTMLVIICCAVICCYTVSRSFQTVSRMQDKIYILAAGKALEAYASDRKDNVPVEAKDHIKTFHQFFFTLDPDDKVIKTNVTKALYLADESAKRIYDDLKENGFYSGIISGNISQTIQIDSVTVDTRDYPYRFKCFSRQNIIRTTSILKRSLITEGSLRNVSRSDNNPHGFLIERFNTIENRDLTVENRK, via the coding sequence ATGAAAAATATAGACACTGCATTTAAATATGTCAGAGGATTTACGATGCTTGTTATTATATGCTGCGCTGTAATCTGCTGCTACACTGTAAGCAGAAGTTTTCAGACTGTAAGCCGCATGCAGGATAAGATATACATCCTGGCGGCAGGAAAAGCTCTGGAAGCCTATGCGTCGGACAGGAAGGATAATGTGCCTGTTGAAGCGAAGGATCATATTAAAACTTTTCACCAGTTTTTCTTTACCCTTGACCCGGATGATAAGGTCATTAAAACCAATGTCACTAAAGCGCTATATCTGGCGGACGAAAGCGCTAAAAGAATTTATGATGACCTGAAAGAAAACGGCTTTTATTCCGGGATTATTTCGGGAAATATAAGCCAGACAATCCAGATTGACAGTGTAACTGTTGATACAAGGGACTATCCCTACCGCTTTAAATGTTTCTCTCGGCAGAACATTATCAGAACCACCAGCATTTTAAAAAGAAGCCTGATTACCGAAGGAAGCCTGCGCAATGTATCAAGAAGCGACAACAATCCGCACGGTTTTTTAATCGAACGTTTCAATACGATTGAAAACCGGGATTTAACTGTTGAAAACCGAAAATGA
- the traJ gene encoding conjugative transposon protein TraJ produces the protein MKLSLKNKSSIPFIVLFLLPLLTKAQGLGDDMQSLHSVLDQLYDEMMPLCSNLLAVGQGIAGFGTIWYIASRVWRHIASAEPIDFYPLFRPFVIGFCIMIFPSVLALINGVMKPTVTATAAMVTGSNNAVAVLLKEKEKAVKETDPWKMYVGAAGAGDRDKWYKYTHDGADPSDESMLAGIGNDIKFAMEKASYSFRNSVKEWMSEVLRVFFEAAALCIDTLRTFQLVVLSILGPLVFGIAVFDGFQHTLTVWLARYINIYLWLPVANIFGSIIGKIQELMLKLDLSQVQATGDTFFSRTDMSYLIFMIIGIIGYFTVPSVANYIVHAGGGGALAQKTTTLFSTSASSAVSKTSQGTAMVLDSMGNAAGRMSQSMSASSSSAPYFEEKGNYMSDRLKGNSK, from the coding sequence ATGAAACTTTCATTAAAAAACAAAAGCAGCATTCCTTTTATAGTTCTGTTCCTGCTGCCTCTTTTGACAAAAGCTCAGGGATTAGGCGATGATATGCAGAGCCTTCATTCCGTTTTAGATCAGCTTTACGATGAAATGATGCCTTTGTGCAGCAATCTTCTAGCGGTCGGGCAGGGAATCGCAGGATTCGGCACAATCTGGTATATCGCCTCCAGGGTGTGGAGGCACATAGCAAGCGCCGAACCGATTGATTTCTATCCGCTGTTCCGTCCCTTTGTAATCGGATTCTGCATCATGATTTTCCCGTCTGTTCTTGCTCTTATCAACGGGGTTATGAAGCCTACAGTTACGGCCACTGCCGCTATGGTCACAGGCTCCAACAATGCAGTTGCAGTATTATTAAAAGAAAAAGAAAAGGCAGTTAAAGAAACAGATCCCTGGAAAATGTATGTTGGTGCGGCGGGCGCCGGAGACAGAGATAAATGGTATAAATACACCCATGACGGAGCCGACCCATCAGATGAGAGCATGCTGGCTGGAATTGGTAATGACATTAAATTTGCAATGGAAAAGGCTTCCTACAGTTTTAGAAACTCAGTCAAGGAATGGATGAGCGAGGTACTGAGAGTTTTCTTCGAGGCCGCGGCCTTATGCATTGATACTCTTAGAACATTTCAGCTGGTAGTCCTCTCCATACTGGGACCGCTGGTTTTCGGAATAGCGGTCTTTGACGGATTCCAGCATACCCTTACGGTGTGGCTGGCCAGATATATCAATATTTATCTGTGGCTGCCGGTTGCCAATATATTCGGCAGCATTATAGGCAAGATTCAGGAACTTATGCTCAAACTGGATCTTTCCCAAGTGCAGGCTACCGGAGATACCTTTTTCAGCAGGACCGATATGTCTTACCTGATTTTTATGATTATCGGCATTATAGGATATTTCACTGTGCCCTCGGTTGCCAATTACATAGTCCATGCGGGAGGCGGTGGGGCTCTGGCCCAGAAAACCACAACCCTATTCAGCACCTCAGCAAGTTCAGCGGTTTCCAAGACATCACAGGGAACCGCAATGGTTCTGGATTCAATGGGAAATGCCGCTGGAAGGATGTCGCAGAGCATGTCTGCCTCCTCCTCCTCTGCTCCTTATTTTGAGGAGAAAGGAAATTATATGAGCGACAGACTCAAAGGAAATTCAAAATAA
- a CDS encoding TerB family tellurite resistance protein: MKKILILGLLICLPMMPGKVRAQSAEIQQLILNIEKLSQFKKILSDMKKGYELLSGGYQTVKDMSQGNFSLHKTFLDALMQVSPMVKNYKKVTDIINYQILLVKESRNGLSRFSKSGNFNEKELKYFESVYGNLLNLSLRNLDELTMVVTADKLRMSDDERLEAVDTIFLEMQDKLVFLRDFNATSNILLLQRAKEKNDVLASKSLQQLKN; the protein is encoded by the coding sequence ATGAAAAAGATATTGATTTTAGGACTGCTTATCTGCCTGCCTATGATGCCAGGGAAAGTCCGAGCCCAGTCAGCAGAAATACAGCAGCTGATCCTCAACATTGAAAAACTATCGCAGTTCAAAAAGATCCTCAGTGATATGAAAAAGGGCTATGAACTGCTCTCTGGAGGATACCAGACCGTTAAGGATATGTCGCAGGGAAACTTCAGTCTTCACAAAACTTTTTTAGACGCCCTGATGCAGGTCAGCCCGATGGTCAAAAATTACAAAAAAGTCACAGACATTATCAATTATCAGATCCTGCTGGTAAAAGAAAGCAGGAACGGACTGAGCAGATTCTCAAAAAGCGGGAACTTCAATGAAAAGGAGCTGAAGTACTTTGAATCCGTTTACGGCAATCTTCTGAACCTGAGCCTTCGCAATCTTGATGAGCTTACTATGGTGGTTACAGCAGACAAGCTGAGAATGTCAGATGATGAAAGACTTGAAGCGGTTGATACTATTTTTCTTGAGATGCAGGATAAACTCGTGTTTCTGCGGGATTTTAATGCTACTTCTAACATACTGCTGCTGCAGCGGGCAAAAGAAAAAAATGATGTGCTTGCTTCTAAAAGCCTTCAGCAATTAAAAAATTAA
- a CDS encoding conjugal transfer protein TraI, with product MKTKITACLICLLLIGTPARPAEKTAALPILEIVKAVTKKVIKAIDLRIQKLQNKTIWLQNAQKQVENVLSKLKLDEISDWTQKQEDLYKGYYEELAKVKSIITYYQRIKEITKKQTRLVEEYERAWNLFKRDTHFKESEITYMERVYTGILEESVKNIDQIFLILESFTTQMSDLKRLEIINKAADQIDSNYDDLTLFNQQNILLSLQRAKTEADVNRVKQFYGIP from the coding sequence ATGAAAACAAAAATCACGGCCTGTCTGATCTGCCTGCTGCTTATCGGCACTCCGGCCAGACCTGCTGAAAAAACTGCGGCACTGCCCATTCTTGAAATAGTAAAAGCGGTAACCAAAAAAGTAATTAAGGCAATCGATCTGCGGATCCAGAAACTGCAGAATAAAACGATATGGCTTCAGAACGCGCAGAAGCAGGTCGAAAATGTCCTCTCTAAATTAAAACTGGACGAAATCTCAGACTGGACGCAGAAACAGGAAGATCTCTATAAAGGATATTATGAAGAGCTGGCGAAGGTAAAATCCATTATCACCTATTACCAGAGGATAAAGGAAATTACAAAAAAACAGACAAGGCTCGTCGAAGAATATGAAAGAGCGTGGAATCTTTTTAAAAGAGACACTCATTTTAAAGAAAGTGAGATTACTTACATGGAGCGTGTCTACACCGGAATACTGGAGGAAAGCGTAAAGAATATTGACCAGATCTTTTTGATCTTGGAATCCTTCACAACCCAGATGAGCGATCTGAAAAGACTTGAAATTATCAATAAAGCCGCTGACCAGATTGATTCCAACTACGATGACCTTACCCTGTTTAACCAGCAGAACATACTGCTGAGCCTGCAGCGAGCCAAAACAGAAGCAGATGTAAATAGAGTAAAACAATTTTACGGAATTCCATAA
- a CDS encoding TraG family conjugative transposon ATPase produces the protein MKKEMEEILPIMAVEHNCILSKQGDATIVFKAELPEIFTLSDQDYEAFHQSWIKAIKVLPKFCVFHKQDWFLESAYKADFSGDDSSFLTRSSERFFNERPFLEHSCYIMLTKKPQGRKNSSSLFSNLLRSSIVPEDVLNQQILEDFIDNCGQFKRIMEDGGFVKLARLKNEALKSESRKIGLIEKYCFLSEREDSFVFNDIKFDEGLSVGDKHCQLFTLGDAADLPALCGSRINFDRYSTDKTKFSVGFASTLGQLLSCSHIYNQYLFIEDAQKTIQKLESKRLRLQSLSAYSRENMIARDAANDFLNEAVSQQRLPVKAHFNVLCWSTNKEELKDIKNKVSSALAQMDAAAKQETVGAPQIYWAGIPGNEADFPMNDTFDTFTEQAICFLNMETGYRSSLSPCGIRLGDRLTGKPVHVDISDEPVKMGICTNRNKFILGPSGSGKSFFTNHMVRSYYEQGTHIVLVDVGHSYKGLCDMVNGYYFTYDEKNPIRFNPFYISEGDSLDTEKKESIKTLLLALWKKDDETFNRSEYVALSNALQLYYEKMESNAAIFPCFNSFYEFLKDDFVSILESDKVKEKDFDVNNFLYVLRPYYKGGEFDYLLNATENLNFLKERFIVFELDNIKDHPILFPVVTIIIMEVFINKMRKLKGIRKMILIEEAWKAIAKEGMAEYLRYLFKTVRKFFGEAIVVTQEVEDIISSPVVKHAIINNSDCKILLDQSKYQNKFDQIQELLGLTDKEKALVLSVNKANDPAKKYKEVFISLGGMLSKVYRTEVSLEEYLAYTTEESEKVKMNAFAQKFGGDIKKGIAAMAQEMRNGN, from the coding sequence ATGAAAAAGGAGATGGAGGAAATACTGCCGATAATGGCAGTGGAACATAATTGCATTTTATCAAAACAGGGAGATGCAACAATAGTTTTTAAAGCAGAGCTTCCGGAGATTTTTACATTATCCGATCAGGATTATGAAGCTTTTCACCAATCATGGATTAAGGCCATTAAAGTTCTTCCAAAGTTCTGTGTATTTCATAAACAGGACTGGTTTTTAGAAAGTGCCTATAAAGCTGATTTCTCGGGAGATGACAGCAGTTTTTTGACCAGAAGCAGCGAGCGTTTTTTCAACGAGAGACCTTTCTTAGAGCATTCCTGCTATATCATGCTGACCAAGAAACCGCAGGGAAGAAAGAATTCAAGCTCCCTTTTCTCTAATCTGCTCAGAAGCTCCATTGTTCCCGAAGATGTTCTAAATCAGCAGATTCTTGAGGACTTCATAGATAACTGCGGACAGTTTAAGAGAATTATGGAAGACGGCGGGTTTGTTAAGCTTGCCCGTCTGAAAAATGAGGCGCTTAAAAGCGAAAGCAGAAAAATTGGCCTGATCGAAAAATACTGTTTCTTATCTGAAAGGGAGGATTCATTTGTTTTTAATGATATCAAATTTGATGAAGGTTTATCAGTCGGCGACAAGCACTGCCAGCTTTTCACTCTGGGAGATGCGGCTGATCTGCCGGCGTTATGCGGATCCAGAATTAACTTTGACCGTTATTCGACGGATAAAACCAAGTTCAGTGTCGGCTTTGCCTCCACGCTCGGCCAGCTCTTATCCTGCAGCCACATTTATAATCAGTACCTGTTTATTGAAGATGCCCAGAAAACAATCCAAAAGCTGGAAAGCAAAAGATTAAGGCTTCAGTCTTTATCAGCCTACAGCAGGGAAAATATGATCGCAAGGGATGCAGCGAATGACTTTTTAAATGAAGCTGTTTCCCAGCAGAGACTACCCGTTAAGGCCCATTTTAATGTCTTATGCTGGAGCACCAATAAAGAAGAGCTTAAGGATATTAAAAACAAAGTATCCTCTGCCCTTGCCCAGATGGATGCGGCGGCTAAGCAGGAAACTGTCGGTGCGCCGCAGATTTACTGGGCGGGAATCCCGGGAAATGAAGCTGACTTTCCCATGAATGACACTTTTGATACCTTCACTGAACAGGCAATCTGCTTTCTGAATATGGAAACCGGCTATAGATCATCGCTCAGTCCCTGCGGCATAAGACTCGGCGACCGTCTGACGGGAAAACCGGTTCACGTGGATATCAGCGATGAGCCCGTAAAAATGGGAATATGCACCAACAGAAACAAATTCATTCTGGGGCCTTCGGGAAGCGGCAAGTCATTTTTTACCAATCACATGGTGAGAAGCTATTATGAACAGGGAACACATATTGTACTGGTGGATGTCGGACACAGCTACAAGGGGCTCTGCGATATGGTCAACGGATACTACTTTACTTATGATGAAAAGAATCCTATCCGTTTTAATCCTTTTTATATATCAGAGGGTGACAGTCTGGATACTGAGAAAAAAGAAAGCATTAAAACCCTGCTGCTGGCACTCTGGAAAAAAGATGATGAAACTTTTAACCGAAGCGAATATGTGGCGCTTTCCAATGCACTTCAGCTGTATTACGAAAAGATGGAATCTAATGCTGCCATCTTTCCATGTTTTAACAGCTTTTATGAGTTTCTAAAAGATGATTTTGTTTCCATTCTGGAAAGCGACAAAGTAAAAGAAAAAGACTTTGATGTAAACAATTTTCTGTACGTGCTTCGTCCTTACTATAAAGGAGGCGAGTTTGACTATCTGTTGAATGCAACCGAAAATCTAAACTTTCTAAAGGAGAGATTTATAGTATTTGAACTTGACAATATCAAGGACCATCCGATTCTTTTTCCAGTGGTAACCATAATCATCATGGAAGTCTTTATCAACAAGATGCGCAAGCTGAAAGGCATCCGAAAAATGATTTTAATTGAAGAGGCCTGGAAAGCTATTGCCAAGGAAGGGATGGCGGAATATTTACGGTATTTATTTAAGACCGTTCGTAAATTCTTTGGAGAAGCCATAGTAGTCACCCAGGAGGTTGAAGATATTATTTCCTCACCTGTGGTGAAACATGCCATTATCAACAACAGTGACTGCAAGATCCTTCTGGACCAGAGCAAGTACCAGAATAAATTTGACCAGATACAAGAACTTCTCGGCCTTACCGACAAAGAAAAAGCACTGGTGCTGTCGGTAAATAAAGCCAATGATCCCGCAAAGAAATACAAGGAGGTTTTTATCTCTCTGGGAGGAATGCTTTCAAAGGTTTACAGGACAGAGGTGTCGCTGGAGGAATATCTTGCCTACACAACCGAGGAAAGCGAGAAAGTGAAAATGAATGCCTTCGCTCAAAAGTTCGGCGGCGACATCAAAAAGGGAATTGCCGCTATGGCTCAGGAAATGCGAAATGGAAATTAA
- a CDS encoding DNA cytosine methyltransferase: MKVLNLYAGIGGNRKNWTDVSVTAVELDPLLASIYAQRFPDDNVIAADAHQYLLDHFREFDFIWSSPPCQSHSSFRQNICVRFRGTAPVYPDMRLYQEILFLKHNASCCWAVENVKPYYKPLIEPDAVLHRHLFWSNFKIPALETLSEIKIRHAQIPDLEKALGFSLKEFKIKNKRQILRNCVNPKLGLHILETAKGSICPQQYCQGVKQ; the protein is encoded by the coding sequence ATGAAAGTCTTAAACTTATATGCCGGAATTGGAGGCAACAGGAAAAACTGGACAGATGTATCAGTGACGGCTGTTGAGCTGGATCCTTTGCTGGCTTCCATATATGCACAGCGATTTCCAGATGACAATGTAATAGCTGCCGATGCGCATCAGTATCTTTTAGATCATTTTCGCGAATTTGATTTTATCTGGTCTTCTCCGCCCTGCCAGTCGCACTCCTCTTTCAGGCAGAATATCTGCGTGAGATTCAGAGGCACTGCCCCAGTCTACCCTGATATGAGGCTTTATCAGGAAATACTGTTTCTAAAACATAATGCCTCATGCTGCTGGGCTGTTGAAAATGTCAAGCCGTATTATAAACCTCTGATTGAACCCGATGCGGTACTACATCGCCATTTGTTCTGGTCAAATTTTAAAATACCTGCACTTGAGACGCTATCAGAGATAAAGATCAGGCATGCACAGATTCCTGATCTTGAAAAAGCTCTAGGATTCAGCCTGAAGGAATTCAAAATCAAGAATAAAAGGCAGATTCTCCGCAACTGCGTGAATCCAAAGCTTGGACTGCATATTCTGGAAACGGCGAAAGGAAGCATATGCCCGCAGCAGTATTGCCAAGGGGTTAAACAATAA